A region from the Mercenaria mercenaria strain notata chromosome 7, MADL_Memer_1, whole genome shotgun sequence genome encodes:
- the LOC123555968 gene encoding tigger transposable element-derived protein 4-like — protein MPRRESKPKKIDSFSRCKHIRIRKAVTTCPRQMKKPRCFKHVQTLPTKYMANKKAWMSANLFKTLVKTLDDRMDRCGRKIALVIDNCPAHPEISSLKAIKLVFLPPRTTSVTQPMVQGVIKNLKVHYRRQVLSKKIKAIGKTEFAINVLDALRMMRRAWSQIKPSTIANCY, from the coding sequence ATGCCACGGCGGGAAAGTAAACCAAAAAAGATTGACAGCTTTAGTCGGTGTAAACATATCCGGATCAGAAAGGCTGTCACTACTTGTCCTCGGCAAATGAAAAAACCTAGATGTTTCAAGCATGTACAGACGCTGCCAACCAAGTACATGGCAAACAAGAAGGCCTGGATGTCGGCAAATCTCTTTAAGACATTGGTTAAGACACTTGATGACCGTATGGACAGATGTGGCCGAAAAATCGCTCTTGTCATTGACAACTGTCCTGCTCATCCAGAAATAAGCAGTTTGAAGGCGATCAAACTTGTGTTCCTGCCTCCAAGAACCACAAGTGTCACGCAGCCAATGGTCCAAGGGGTCATCAAGAACTTGAAAGTTCACTACAGACGCCAAGTTCTCTCCAAAAAAATCAAAGCAATCGGTAAGACTGAGTTTGCCATCAATGTGTTGGACGCCCTCCGTATGATGCGACGTGCATGGTCACAAATCAAACCGTCAACCATAGCTAATTGCTACTGA
- the LOC123554597 gene encoding probable polyketide synthase 16 has translation MDDDIAVIGIGCRFPGADNIDEFWRVLVNGENHVVDIPPERWNNDAFYSENRNEPGKLYVKKAAFINRHDEWDNRLFGISDNEAARVDPQQRYVLECVHMAMEDSGITRMQLQGSETGVFIGAMNGDYASLSDFDHDGDTNYSATGGSNTVISARVSYVYNLQGPSMVIDTACSSSMTAIHLGCQAIRSGDCEMALCGGVSSILSPGLFVTLCRAKMLSPTNQCQAFCDTADGYVRGEGCGIVFLKSYKKAIEDRNKIWGILKTGVNQDGQMAQPLTAPAGKQQEKLLRKIYTRYNISPLDLQYIECHGTGTPVGDPTEVNAFGNFIKTYREQNDKCSDKSEAININVNEKDPEKERLVEERSDTRQFLPNQKDILIGSVKTNIGHLESAAGMAALIKVLLMMEKGKFVPSLHVRKDKSNINKKIMFEGYGLDVSVDVSDWPPNADGQRVCCVNSFGFGGSNIHAVVIQKTSNQAVTTEDLSNEMKVINISALDKTALKLSLLTLKEDISSGLYNIQDVSFTSFFHREQFATKTLVYGRNIDEVRRTISQKLHDIDKLEIPKKLQYIFVFCGVGTAWKGMCKEMMETQPVFRSTVAAIDDILEPLAGYRMADKFRKHTDYSDPFLNHVAIFCTQVALLKLWQSWGINPKVIIGQSVGEVAAAYASGALTLNNAIQVIFHRSKCLAQQTGGCMMVVGNYNLGKLEKLCTKYDKRVVIAVFNSPLSCTLSGDTDVMAKIKSELEALNERENAGILIKVISVQCAYHSQHVDPCLDEIRRKLQDIKSGRREIPQISTVTGELTGESDFHTSNYWANNIRKPVRFMQAVHGVLEKDVTNVFVEIGPRQVLRLHLKNIVDNVYKGICLPSMNVKKENDCIYASLSTLQEYGAMINWQNIIQSFGNVVAIPRYIGKTTNSLYIPQKHQTLLKGISRDREVHMYVRGESGKVFFQIDKESTPFVYDHYFYNVVLVPGAIYIEAAFAIGQRITELNAFEIAVSAEFENTLMPQGNNQYLVDVQIENDVGSKQRLFVARNEGKTLCRGTISQRPKSQRKWLDVYPIKERCAKYKTQDECYAFSEQFPFKYGDSLRIMRQAWATDTECLVEFELEDSVKSQCKSTHFHPCIIDGLFQTVAILMKRDRSNSSPVLPKGVDSVVINRPQQSKMFAYTQLLRRTDIGSHYNFLLITPDGHVIAEIENFYIQTMGVPSTLDRISFKINWRQVTISDFNKDNNEGHVVVFGTKRFIECYKATEVNDNSFVSISISDNNFNEDSFGNTISKYANSLRAIVFAPCYNIQHVLPSEIRIYQAAKEMFLVLRQLLTFVQENTSSLNVPLYVVTENTIASDKHNISASNICGSEVWGMVRSSVLETAFDNLVLLDMELTTENMANLQKIVRSMVKNVKEYLLNCGQVFCSEILEYNESKHATAVNTEINLDTFDYAALKTSNPAVAKNLYFELCQSSQGEGKRSTQEYSVRLHSFCLHDPSLFPISPVLLDTEEIIWPEDDSKGFQMMCLEGIGWEEDKFLSGTNPTNPTVGFCFPTDVKTVVRIPSQYTFNPECFSKYIPGMMSVAVIILKIVESCEPASNVCVVVDNDSNSWLQLIRSLFSNLSSSTVHVEQKDSVSGATDKSDAQTVVILSNVTHKHIEKLHFRFPGLQKVVSLEQYLPMYMKIWIEHEISDVETDVLRTENIFTSSELPEKVKTVTEILQSSTKFENITQTEESEHTKVQKEEHRADILHLPFPVLTVLEGKKSTGKVPLKVPCNGIFRKNGCYILVGGLTGLGWELLQLLAELGAGYIATLSRRKPTGDRMQDIKNIMKKFNCTVLPIQADITKLDELRSAIGEIRSKIGNKHIKGIFHGGGVTADKLLKNMTDTDVDTPLLPKILGTWNLHTVAEDMNLDFFVMHSSVAGVIGNAGQCNYAAGNTFQDAVAHYRKSHGLCGTSINWSALSLGMAKEKAELETFLKNQRFNYLSLEDIRNCFMQSLTCHLSQVMFGRFDWEKFRLHPIVKMFPHKFSKILSKYEKATTKNLEKKSHFDIDDYHNSHPKDKKNMVFELLKMTIGDTFVFDDTVITEETNFVSLGIDSMAAMSFINFVFEATQVRIPEGKLFADSATVATLIAYIIEHIPKQLGFKNKSVGEENKKLLQYLQGDITFMQKMVLDDMKKHNGGNFIYQIDIEIFGEIFTLQGWKTVVNHIVKMNPDLRRVYRAKDDGTYQSTLIGKNDVNVDISQVEFDSICQDNTVDKRNHVYFDLTKELPLKFQYACQNDKTRLRLYIHSVACDLSGVTLLFTDLKLYFKSFHTNQSLPEKNTDIDLADDVRCTRALLHPETKLYWKDQFNSDIRPFTFGASLSEKQNEDDFKEITVSLPMSKVERVLAYVQEKGLSVYTFVTAAYLVTLRQMTKMDVIPLLNVTDMRSHIPKLNSYITRGGNLVPFIGDMRNMGNVGDFLKRISDGLSMMTRHSIYPFELIKDEIHSEELKTHISRHLLAADNMTNVNKILKDRNVSVKSIVHRRCYYETVMIIVYDLLQKEIYLTLGYNSKALKDGEAKLIPMSVFDLMEAFMTQENLDVGEILIGNDFPMSRGTLSDKEVTYYLEQHKKSESKLQTNMMSMEMKVEKITGFKETVSDEQLKKAKDDDESQTILYEGCFKQHSSDGCEQDVTLLLLKETYSSGSEDVALSWKAEENWSERKLSVHKISDVKFQEKEGSFYIMLKSHSRWFIFKSYSGEKALTLIAKLREAVSEQKTIYKDKKRASIPHLV, from the exons ATGGACGACGACATAGCCGTCATTGGCATTGGATGTCGTTTCCCAGGTGCAGACAACATAGATGAGTTTTGGCGTGTTTTAGTAAATGGAGAAAATCATGTGGTCGACATTCCACCTGAACGGTGGAATAATGATGCGTTTTATAGTGAGAACAGGAACGAACCAGGGAAACTGTATGTCAAGAAAGCAGCATTCATAAATAG ACATGATGAGTGGGACAACAGATTATTTGGTATTAGCGACAATGAGGCGGCTCGTGTCGACCCCCAACAGCGATATGTTTTAGAATGTGTCCATATGGCGATGGAGGACTCGGGAATCACAAGGATGCAGCTACAAGGGTCGGAAACAGGAGTGTTTATTg GTGCGATGAACGGCGACTACGCGAGCCTTTCTGATTTCGACCACGATGGAGATACAAATTATTCAGCAACTGGAGGAAGCAACACAGTCATATCTGCCAGAGTGTCGTATGTTTACAATTTACAAGGTCCCTCTATGGTCATAGATACTGCATGCTCCTCATCAATGACAGCAATCCATCTCGGATGTCAAGCAATCCGGAGTG GTGATTGTGAAATGGCATTATGTGGTGGCGTTTCTAGCATATTGTCTCCTGGTCTGTTTGTAACGCTGTGCAGAGCTAAAATGTTGTCACCAACCAACCAGTGTCAAGCTTTTTGTGATACTGCTGATGGATATGTCCGTGGTGAGGGGTGTGGTATCGTGTTTCTCAAGTCatataaaaag GCAATCGAAGACAGGAACAAAATCTGGGGAATTTTGAAAACTGGTGTAAATCAAGATGGTCAAATGGCTCAACCACTAACAGCTCCGGCTGGAAAACAACAAGAGAAATTGCTGAGGAAAATTTACACTAGATATAATATCAGTCCATTGGACCTTCAGTATATAGAATGTCACG GTACCGGGACCCCAGTTGGAGATCCAACGGAAGTCAATGCATTTGGTAATTTTATTAAGACATACAGGGAACAAAATGACAAATGCAGCGATAAGTCTGAagcaataaatataaatgttaacgAAAAAGATCCAGAAAAGGAAAGGTTGGTTGAAGAAAGGAGCGACACTAGGCAATTCCTGCCGAATCAAAAGGATATCTTGATCGGATCTGTAAAGACAAATATTGGCCACCTTGAATCTGCAGCTGGAATGGCAGCCCTTATAAAAGTACTTTTGATGATGGAAAAAGGCAAGTTTGTGCCTAGTCTACATGTAAGGAAGGACaagtcaaatataaacaaaaagatTATGTTTGAAGGTTATGGCTTAGACGTTTCCGTAGACGTTTCAGACTGGCCTCCAAATGCAGATGGTCAACGAGTATGCTGTGTAAACTCGTTTGGTTTCGGTGGTTCCAACATTCACGCGGTAGTTATTCAGAAAACCAGCAATCAAGCCGTTACTACAGAGGATCTGAGCAATGAGATGAAAGTTATTAACATTTCTGCTTTAGATAAGACTGCCCTAAAATTGTCTCTACTTACACTGAAAGAAGATATATCGTCGGGATTGTATAACATTCAAGATGTAAGCTTTACGTCATTTTTCCACAGAGAACAGTTTGCTACAAAAACACTTGTCTACGGGAGAAATATAGACGAAGTCCGGCGAACAATAAGCCAAAAGCTTCATGACATTGATAAGCTTGAGATACCCAAGAAACTgcaatatatatttgtattttgtggAGTAGGAACAGCTTGGAAAGGAATGTGTAAGGAAATGATGGAAACTCAGCCGGTGTTTAGAAGTACAGTGGCAGCAATCGACGACATATTAGAACCACTTGCAGGTTATAGAATGGCAGACAAATTCAGAAAACACACGGACTATAGCGATCCTTTCCTAAACCACGTTGCAATATTTTGTACACAAGTTGCGTTGCTAAAACTCTGGCAGAGCTGGGGAATTAACCCAAAAGTTATAATTGGGCAATCCGTGGGGGAAGTTGCGGCAGCATATGCGTCAGGTGCATTAACATTAAATAATGCAATCCAGGTAATATTCCATCGGTCAAAATGTTTGGCACAGCAGACGGGAGGATGTATGATGGTTGTTGGAAACTATAATCTTGGCAAATTAGAGAAGCTTTGCACAAAATACGATAAAAGGGTTGTTATAGCTGTTTTTAACAGCCCTTTGTCGTGCACTTTATCTGGTGATACGGACGTGATGGCAAAAATCAAGTCTGAACTTGAGGCACTAAATGAAAGAGAAAACGCAGGAATTCTGATAAAAGTGATATCCGTACAATGCGCTTATCACAGCCAACACGTAGACCCATGTTTGGACGAAATAAGACGAAAACTTCAAGATATAAAAAGTGGCAGGAGAGAAATTCCACAAATTTCAACAGTAACCGGAGAACTGACAGGAGAATCTGACTTCCATACAAGCAATTACTGGGCTAATAACATACGGAAACCTGTTCGATTTATGCAAGCTGTTCATGGAGTCCTCGAAAAAGATGTGACCAATGTATTTGTGGAAATTGGACCAAGACAGGTTCTTCGTTTGCACTTGAAAAACATCGTAGACAATGTTTACAAAGGCATATGTCTCCCGTCAATGAATGTCAAAAAGGAAAATGATTGCATTTATGCTTCACTTAGTACACTGCAGGAATATGGAGCTATGATTAACTGGCAAAACATTATACAGTCATTTGGCAACGTTGTCGCCATTCCTCGATATATCGGCAAAACTACAAATAGCTTATACATTCCGCAGAAACACCAGACACTTTTGAAAGGAATCAGTAGAGACCGTGAGGTTCACATGTACGTTCGAGGTGAATCTGGCAAAGTATTTTTTCAGATTGATAAGGAATCGACGCCATTTGTTTACGaccattatttctacaatgtggTTCTAGTACCGGGAGCCATATATATCGAAGCTGCTTTTGCAATTGGCCAGAGAATTACAGAATTAAATGCGTTTGAAATAGCCGTTTCAGCAGAATTTGAAAATACACTCATGCCTCAGGGCAACAATCAATATTTGGTTGATGTTCAAATTGAAAACGACGTAGGAAGCAAACAAAGGCTCTTCGTGGCTAGGAATGAAGGAAAAACTCTTTGTCGTGGGACGATATCGCAGAGACCAAAGTCACAAAGAAAATGGTTGGACGTTTATCCAATAAAAGAGAGATGCGCTAAATACAAGACCCAAGACGAATGCTACGCATTTTCAGAGCAGTTTCCTTTTAAATATGGAGATTCGTTAAGGATAATGCGTCAAGCCTGGGCAACAGATACAGAATGTCTGGTTGAGTTCGAGTTGGAAGATTCAGTGAAATCACAGTGTAAATCGACACATTTCCATCCCTGCATTATTGATGGTCTGTTTCAAACGGTCGCAATATTGATGAAACGCGACAGATCCAATTCATCGCCAGTCCTACCAAAGGGCGTCGATTCAGTTGTTATAAACAGACCACAACAAAGCAAAATGTTTGCTTACACTCAGTTGCTGAGGAGGACTGATATCGGGAGTCATTACAACTTTCTGTTGATAACGCCTGATGGTCACGTGATAGCTGAAATTGAAAATTTCTACATCCAGACAATGGGCGTACCAAGCACACTGGATAGAATAAGTTTCAAAATCAACTGGCGTCAGGTAACCATTTCTGATTTCAACAAGGATAACAACGAAGGACATGTTGTCGTTTTTGGAACAAAGAGATTTATTGAATGCTACAAAGCTACAGAGGTCAACGACAATAGCTTCGTTTCTATCAGTATTTCTGACAACAACTTCAATGAGGACTCTTTTGGGAATACAATTTCAAAATACGCTAATTCTTTGCGGGCCATTGTGTTTGCCCCATGCTATAACATCCAGCACGTTCTCCCTAGTGAGATACGTATTTACCAGGCAGCAAAGGAAATGTTTCTGGTGCTTCGACAACTCTTGacttttgtacaagaaaatactaGTAGTTTGAACGTTCCGTTGTATGTAGTTACTGAAAATACAATTGCATCGGACAAGCATAACATTTCTGCCTCAAATATTTGTGGATCGGAGGTTTGGGGAATGGTTCGCTCGTCTGTTTTGGAAACAGCCTTTGATAACCTAGTACTACTTGATATGGAGTTGACAACAGAGAATATGGCTAACCTTCAAAAGATAGTCCGGTCGATGGTGAAGAATGTCAAAGAATATTTACTAAACTGCGGTCAAGTGTTCTGCAGTGAAATACTTGAATATAATGAAAGCAAACACGCGACTGCTGTCAATACAGAAATCAACCTTGACACCTTTGATTATGCCGCCCTGAAAACATCTAACCCTGCCGTTGCCAAAAACCTATACTTTGAATTATGCCAAAGTTCTCAAGGCGAAGGTAAGAGATCAACTCAAGAATATTCGGTTCGTCTTCATTCATTTTGTTTGCATGATCCTTCGCTTTTTCCGATTTCACCAGTTTTGCTTGACACAGAAGAAATTATATGGCCTGAAGATGATTCTAAGGGATTTCAAATGATGTGTTTAGAAGGTATTGGATGGGAAGAGGATAAATTCCTTTCTGGAACAAACCCAACTAACCCAACAGTTGGATTTTGTTTTCCAACTGATGTTAAAACAGTTGTCAGAATTCCATCTCAATATACATTCAATCCAGAATGCTTTTCAAAGTATATTCCAGGCATGATGTCAGTCGcagtaataattttgaaaattgttgaaTCCTGTGAGCCAGCAAGTAATGTATGTGTAGTTGTTGACAATGATTCTAATTCTTGGTTGCAGCTTATTCGGTCTTTGTTTTCAAACCTCTCCTCATCTACTGTCCATGTAGAGCAAAAGGATTCTGTTTCCGGTGCTACAGACAAAAGTGATGCACAGACAGTTGTTATTCTTTCAAATGTCACTCacaaacatatagaaaagctccATTTCCGCTTTCCCGGCTTGCAGAAAGTCGTTAGTCTCGAGCAGTATCTCCCTATGTACATGAAAATATGGATAGAACATGAAATCAGCGATGTAGAAACAGATGTCCTAAGGACAGAAAATATCTTTACTTCTTCAGAGTTACCAGAAAAAGTGAAAACGGTGACAGAAATTTTACAAAGCTcaaccaaatttgaaaatataacacAGACAGAAGAAAGCGAACACACTAAAGTTCAGAAAGAGGAACACAGGGCTGATATTCTACATTTACCTTTTCCAGTCTTAACGGTCTTAGAAGGGAAGAAATCGACAGGTAAAGTTCCTTTGAAAGTACCTTGCAATGGTATTTTTCGTAAAAATGGATGTTATATCCTTGTTGGTGGACTGACTGGATTAGGGTGGGAGCTACTTCAGTTGCTGGCAGAGCTTGGGGCGGGTTATATAGCCACTCTATCAAGACGTAAACCTACAGGTGATAGGATGCAAGACatcaaaaatattatgaaaaagttTAATTGTACAGTGCTTCCAATTCAAGCAGATATTACTAAATTAGATGAGCTCAGATCAGCAATCGGGGAAATCCGATCGAAAATTGGTAATAAACATATAAAAGGCATATTCCATGGTGGTGGTGTAACAGCAGATAAATTGCTCAAGAACATGACCGATACAGATGTAGACACACCATTGCTTCCAAAGATTTTAGGCACATGGAATTTGCATACTGTTGCGGAAGATATGAATCTTGACTTTTTTGTGATGCATTCGTCTGTTGCAGGTGTCATTGGAAACGCAGGTCAATGTAATTATGCTGCAGGCAATACATTTCAGGACGCAGTTGCTCACTACCGTAAGAGTCATGGCTTGTGCGGAACGAGTATAAACTGGAGCGCATTGTCGCTTGGCATGGCAAAGGAGAAAGCAGAGTTAGAAACATTTCTGAAAAACCAAAGATTCAACTATCTCAGTCTAGAGGACATAAGAAATTGTTTCATGCAGTCACTGACATGTCATCTGTCACAGGTTATGTTCGGTAGATTCGATTGGGAGAAGTTTCGGCTCCATCCTATTGTTAAGATGTTTCCACAcaagttttcaaaaatattaagcaaatatgaGAAGGCAACAACAAAGAATCTTGAGAAAAAGTCTCATTTTGACATCGACGATTATCACAACTCTCACCCAAAAGACAAGAAGAATATGGTATTCGAACTACTAAAAATGACAATAGGTGATACATTCGTATTTGATGACACCGTCATCACAGAAGAAACAAACTTTGTCTCACTAGGCATTGATTCCATGGCTGCAATGAGcttcataaattttgtatttgagGCGACGCAAGTTAGAATTCCAGAAGGAAAATTATTTGCAGATTCAGCCACAGTTGCTACTCTTATCGCCTATATAATAGAGCATATTCCAAAGCAATTGGGATTTAAAAATAAGTCTGTCGGTGAAGAAAACAAGAAGCTACTTCAGTATTTGCAAGGAGACATTACTTTTATGCAGAAAATGGTTTTAGATGACATGAAGAAACACAATGGAGGAAACTTCATATACCAGATAGATATTGAGATCTTTGGCGAAATATTTACTTTGCAAGGATGGAAAACGGTTGTGAATCATATAGTGAAAATGAACCCAGACCTGCGTCGAGTGTACAGGGCAAAAGATGACGGTACTTACCAGTCCACATTGATTGGAAAGAATGACGTTAATGTCGACATATCGCAAGTGGAATTTGACAGTATATGCCAGGATAATACCGTTGACAAAagaaatcatgtgtattttgatcTCACTAAGGAGCTACCTCTCAAATTTCAGTACGCCtgccaaaatgacaaaacaagACTTCGACTTTACATTCATTCTGTAGCTTGTGATTTATCAGGTGTCACACTCCTTTTCACCGATTTAAAGCTTTACTTTAAGTCGTTTCATACAAATCAGTCTTTACCCGAAAAGAACACAGATATTGATCTGGCAGATGATGTTCGCTGTACGCGAGCTCTACTTCACCCTGAAACTAAATTGTATTGGAAGGATCAGTTTAATTCAGATATTCGACCATTTACATTTGGAGCAAGTCTTTCTGAGAAACAGAATGAAGATGACTTCAAAGAAATAACTGTTAGTCTTCCTATGTCAAAGGTAGAACGAGTACTAGCATATGTTCAAGAAAAGGGACTCTCAGTTTACACATTTGTTACTGCTGCCTACCTAGTTACTCTCCGTCAGATGACAAAAATGGACGTTATACCACTTCTGAATGTAACTGATATGCGAAGTCATATTCCAAAACTTAATTCCTACATTACAAGAGGAGGAAATCTTGTTCCTTTTATCGGAGATATGAGAAACATGGGAAATGTTGGTGATTTTCTAAAGCGAATTTCAGATGGTCTGTCTATGATGACTCGGCATAGTATATATCCTTTCGAACTTATTAAAGACGAAATACACAGTGAAGAGTTGAAAACACATATAAGTAGGCACTTGCTTGCTGCagacaatatgacaaatgtaaacaaaattttgaaagacaGAAATGTTTCAGTCAAGTCTATCGTACATAGAAGATGCTACTATGAAACTGTCATGATAATCGTCTATGATCTACTACAGAAAGAAATATATCTTACATTGGGATACAACTCAAAGGCACTGAAAGATGGAGAGGCAAAGCTTATTCCAATGAGTGTTTTTGATCTTATGGAAGCCTTTATGACTCAAGAAAACTTAGATGTCGGAGAAATACTCATAGGAAATGATTTTCCGATGTCGAGAGGAACTTTATCCGATAAGGAAGTAACTTATTATCTCGAACAGCATAAAAAATCAGAATCGAAGCTTCAGACAAACATGATGAGTATGGAAATGAAAGTTGAAAAAATCACCGGATTTAAGGAGACAGTATCAGATGAACAACTCAAGAAGGCTAAAGATGATGACGAAAGTCAAACCATTTTATATGAAG GTTGCTTCAAACAACATTCAAGCGATGGATGCGAACAAGATGTGACACTTTTATTGTTGAAGGAGACCTATAGCTCAGGTAGTGAAGATGTTGCTTTAAGTTGGAAGGCagaggaaaattggtcagaacgcaAATTATCAGTTCACAAAATTTCAGAcgtaaaatttcaagaaaaagaag gttCTTTTTATATTATGCTGAAAAGCCATAGCCGatggtttatttttaaatcatattcCGGGGAAAAAGCTTTGACCTTGATTGCGAAGTTAAGGGAAGCCGTTTCTGAACAAAAGACCatttacaaagataaaaaaaGAGCCAGTATTCCACATTTAGTTTGA